A genomic segment from Leptolyngbya boryana PCC 6306 encodes:
- a CDS encoding YoaK family protein → MTITAPEKERFSLSAFLIRDAPARFLLSWVAGFVDTAAFIVLFGIFTAHVTGNIALAGSAFASSDPQTTLLRLSMLPVFMLSVAFTSLLANFARKIGWAVLPVLLSAEAIALGIFMVVGLQFSATLLVDVQDELIFPIAVTGVMAMGIQNALMKEAAASFTGYFPTTVMTGNFTQFTIDLVHYISAKFVKQTEETKSEAAEAMRKLKLTLPLLTGFFLGGTGAAYFVPSAEFWCLSMPLFAVSLLAVAAYIQAGVTKTV, encoded by the coding sequence ATGACAATTACTGCACCTGAGAAAGAGCGATTTAGCCTAAGTGCGTTTCTAATTCGTGATGCTCCTGCTCGATTTTTGCTCAGTTGGGTTGCAGGATTTGTCGATACGGCGGCTTTTATTGTGCTGTTCGGTATTTTCACAGCTCATGTGACAGGAAATATTGCACTCGCCGGTTCAGCCTTTGCCAGTTCTGATCCTCAGACGACCTTACTCCGGCTCTCCATGCTTCCCGTTTTTATGCTATCGGTGGCTTTTACGTCACTGTTAGCAAATTTTGCTCGAAAGATCGGATGGGCAGTGTTGCCTGTGTTGTTGAGTGCAGAAGCGATCGCACTGGGGATCTTTATGGTCGTCGGATTGCAGTTCTCAGCGACCTTGCTTGTCGATGTGCAAGATGAGTTGATTTTCCCGATCGCAGTTACGGGCGTTATGGCAATGGGAATTCAGAATGCGCTGATGAAGGAAGCGGCTGCTTCATTTACGGGCTATTTTCCGACCACGGTGATGACCGGAAACTTTACACAGTTCACGATCGATTTAGTTCACTACATCAGTGCGAAGTTTGTCAAACAGACCGAGGAAACAAAGTCAGAAGCAGCAGAAGCAATGAGAAAGTTAAAACTGACTTTGCCCTTGCTGACTGGCTTCTTTTTGGGTGGGACAGGAGCCGCTTACTTTGTGCCTTCGGCTGAATTTTGGTGTTTATCAATGCCATTGTTTGCAGTCAGCCTGCTAGCAGTTGCTGCTTACATTCAGGCAGGAGTAACAAAGACTGTTTAA
- a CDS encoding MFS transporter — translation MKHSALWLMTIACTISIGSLYYNQPMLGLISTHFQVSITDVSAVPTLTQIGYAIGMLFFVPLGDRLDRRKLIVWLSGCNAIALLCAALSPGFYWLIAASFMIGLTAVVPQLLIPFAAQLADSEQRGRIVGTVMSGLLVGIVLGRVAGGFFGGEFGWQSTFLIAAGLMVGLGIVLVKQLPSTLPAKTEISYLELLRSLPVLFAEHSTLRKRSIAGAMFFAAYSGFWAILPFLLERPPFEFQSEMIGLFGLVGIMSAGASPLLGKMTDRTNPRVMLRIAIGLFLGALLVLFQFHSTLWGLIVGAILLDLGTQTGQISNKAKIYSLPIEVHNRLTTVYMVIFFTGGAIGSWLCAYGWKFSDY, via the coding sequence ATGAAACACTCTGCCCTATGGTTAATGACGATCGCCTGTACGATCTCGATTGGCAGTCTTTACTATAACCAGCCAATGCTGGGATTAATTAGCACGCATTTCCAGGTGTCAATTACGGATGTGAGTGCTGTCCCAACCCTCACTCAGATTGGATATGCGATCGGGATGCTGTTCTTTGTCCCCTTAGGGGATCGGCTGGATCGGCGGAAATTGATTGTTTGGCTGAGTGGATGCAATGCGATCGCGCTGCTGTGTGCCGCGCTGTCTCCTGGATTTTATTGGTTAATTGCTGCAAGCTTCATGATTGGACTCACAGCGGTCGTGCCTCAATTATTGATTCCTTTTGCTGCTCAGTTGGCAGATTCGGAGCAGAGAGGACGAATTGTGGGAACTGTGATGAGCGGCTTGCTCGTTGGGATTGTATTAGGACGAGTTGCAGGTGGGTTTTTCGGAGGAGAATTCGGCTGGCAGTCCACATTTTTGATTGCGGCAGGATTGATGGTGGGATTAGGCATCGTCTTGGTCAAGCAATTGCCGAGCACGTTGCCTGCTAAAACTGAGATTTCTTATTTGGAATTATTGCGATCGCTGCCTGTTTTATTCGCAGAACATTCAACCTTGAGAAAGCGATCGATTGCGGGAGCAATGTTCTTTGCAGCCTATAGTGGCTTTTGGGCAATCCTGCCCTTCTTATTGGAACGTCCGCCGTTTGAATTTCAAAGTGAGATGATTGGGCTGTTTGGATTAGTTGGGATCATGAGCGCAGGAGCTTCTCCCCTGTTAGGAAAGATGACCGATCGCACCAATCCAAGAGTGATGCTGAGAATTGCGATCGGGCTATTTCTCGGCGCACTTCTCGTTTTATTTCAGTTTCACAGTACGCTTTGGGGATTGATTGTCGGCGCAATCCTACTGGATCTCGGAACACAAACAGGTCAGATTTCTAACAAGGCAAAAATTTATAGCTTACCGATTGAAGTTCATAACCGTCTCACGACAGTTTATATGGTGATCTTCTTTACAGGTGGTGCGATCGGCTCGTGGTTGTGTGCCTATGGATGGAAGTTTTCGGATTATTAA